A region of the Cannabis sativa cultivar Pink pepper isolate KNU-18-1 chromosome 3, ASM2916894v1, whole genome shotgun sequence genome:
TCCTTATCATTATTAGTATGAACATTTTGCCTCCAAGGATCATTGTGTAACTTGTAGTGCAAAATCTGCAATAGCAAAACAGGTTTCAACATTTTTAAGGTTTGAGTTCAGTCTTTACTGGTTTGAATCTTTGtcctaaaataataacatttaaACAAGTTTCATACATTCATAGTAATATTAACATTAAATGCATTTGCATGAGAAGATAATTATTTACCTGTAAAAATGTAGCAAAAACATCATCTTCAAGCATCTGCGAAAATTGCACCGCCCAATCTTCCATATGACTATGAGCAGCCTTTTGCCTCTCGGCTTCAAGCATCATAGAATCGCGGTACAAGAATCTCTGCCAAATTTTCTGCACATTCGCTAGTTTGAATTCTACTTCTGTCTGATTAAACGCCTGGAGTATTGAAACGACCGCCAATTAGTCATCATCTTAGGCTGTCGAGACTTATAAAATAGAGCTTCCAAATCACATGTAGATAAAGAGGAAGAGGTTTACCCTTAGAGTATTTATCAAATTAGGAATTTCATCTTCGCGTATTCGAACAGCAAAGCTATCATAGTTGAGCACATTCTCATATGGCAAGAAAATCCCATCCTAAACATGTCGAATTATAACAGATGAAGCATGAGTATACAAATTTAATAGTAAAAATTCTTGAGATAACCTCATCATTACCTGAATGACAACAGGAATGCAGCCTTGTAAAACACTGTCTTCCATTCGTCCACTCCAACCATCTCCGGGAAATACCCCACAGAATATTGAACTAGCTAAGGCGTCATGATAATCTTCAGAACGTAATGCTGTAACAATCACATCTTCTGCGTGTTGTTTTCCAAGCTTGCCTTCCTTGTTAGGAGTTGAACCAAATTCTTCTGCCAGTTTCTGTCGGATTCCCATGCTATACCTGCACAATTACACCCCCCAACATACATTTCGGTACACATTCAACTCACTATAAACCGAAAACTTTTCAGAAAAACCAGAACCAGTATTGATATAGGACTCATCAAAGTGATAAAAATGAACTCACGTCGATTCTGGTCTTCCATGTGGATAAGCTGGTCCAAGATTTCCATTGAAGTAAAACAGTGTCTTCCGCTGCTCAAGTGGTCTAAGAATAAAAATTTCATTACTTAAGCAGGAAAGTTTAATGCAGTTAGAATAAAAAAGAATGGGAATGATTTTGATCAGAAGTGTTAAGTGTACCTAGCCCAAAGTTTCAAGCTAAAGGAGTTAGCATCAGGTCTTTTCCAGGCAGGAACCACGAGATCTTTACTAGGGTCGAAACAAGAATGGTTTCCTCTTCTAGAAGGCTCTATGGTGTCCCAGTTGTCAGCCCAATAAGCTGTAGTTGAATGATTATGCTTGGAATTTGTATTGCCCCAGTGAACCAACATCATGCTGTTCCAAATCTCCTTAGGAGCATAGCAAGCCCCTTCGTCCCACGAAAAAAACTGGCTTCAGATACAGTTGGATCCTCATTAGCATGAATATATGAAACATACCCTGAATTGCAACTCAATTGAAAACTaacaaaaactaaataattCCCTATTTCCATCATACCCAAATATGGTCTCTTCCAGATGAACGGTTCCAGAAAGGATATTGTTCAGAAATATGATGGTATGCCTTCTTATAATATTCCAAAGTGAGAGAGCTCCTCAATCCTCTGTGATCCTGAAAACATTCAAGGTGTTATGTGCATACAATGGGCAAATTTTCACagacaataaaataaaaaccatgTCAAACAGTCCTACTTTCACCGAGATCATAACTAGCTATTTAGAAGAGATAATGGATATCCGAAACAACAAGCTAAAAGGAACATTGACCATGCTCaaatgaagaaaaaagagaTGAAAGAAGAAATAATGAAGCTTTGTGTGAAAGTAAATCCATATGAACTTTAACTTTGGTAAATGATACCTCCATGCTCAAGTGAGGAGCATCATCAGCACGGGTTATAATGCAGGAGTCAAGAACAGGTACAAAGAAAAAATCTGCTTCTTCGCCATTTAAAGTACGATGTGGACTAGCTAAGATACTTTCATAAATTGCCACCTGCAAACCAAGTAGCAACAAAACAAAGAATAGGATCCTGAGCATTTTATGTTCTTACTACAAGTTTatcaagaatttcagttatcaTTATACCTGAGCACCATACAGTTGTTCTGTCCACACAGTTGC
Encoded here:
- the LOC115709992 gene encoding uncharacterized protein LOC115709992, producing MLSIHKCRFSWSLIATIASIVTLVSIVHLFLFPLVPTLDYFRQAQISCIPVNESVDHVKESFIDLDHQFPTDLHNAVVYRGVPWRAEIGRWLSGCDSIAKEVNISEIIGGNACKNDCSGQGVCNHELGKCRCFHGFGGEGCSKKFKLACNYPAVPDFPYGRWVVSICPAHCDTTRAMCFCGEGTKYPNRPLAEACGFQLKSPSEPDGPKLTDWSRPDEDVFTTNGSKIGWCNVDPAEAYANKVKFKEECDCKYDGLLGRFCEIPVLSTCINQCSGNGHCRGGFCQCHTGWYGVDCSVPSVTSSIREWPQWLRPAQVDVPDSLHFKGKLRSLNATVKKKRPLVYVYDLPPDFNSLLLEGRHYKFECVNRIYDENNATVWTEQLYGAQVAIYESILASPHRTLNGEEADFFFVPVLDSCIITRADDAPHLSMEDHRGLRSSLTLEYYKKAYHHISEQYPFWNRSSGRDHIWFFSWDEGACYAPKEIWNSMMLVHWGNTNSKHNHSTTAYWADNWDTIEPSRRGNHSCFDPSKDLVVPAWKRPDANSFSLKLWARPLEQRKTLFYFNGNLGPAYPHGRPESTYSMGIRQKLAEEFGSTPNKEGKLGKQHAEDVIVTALRSEDYHDALASSIFCGVFPGDGWSGRMEDSVLQGCIPVVIQDGIFLPYENVLNYDSFAVRIREDEIPNLINTLRAFNQTEVEFKLANVQKIWQRFLYRDSMMLEAERQKAAHSHMEDWAVQFSQMLEDDVFATFLQILHYKLHNDPWRQNVHTNNDKDFGVPRECLAKSK